From Acidobacteriota bacterium, the proteins below share one genomic window:
- a CDS encoding metallophosphoesterase translates to MKTSPHKTQTPGPSAGGKAPSYAGTVAGREGFDPLCILVGDTQKTTWFEFWRERNVSATPPLVAEIARRAPGFLLHLGDLTARGQSGAHWRHFDRVFRPLRVAGIPLVPVVGNHEYYGLDVLAFRHYFARFPFLEKRKWRSFRAGDVGFLLLDGNFGGLTAAEDRAQREWFARALADLESDPGVRISVLAVHQPPFSNNRVVGCSPAVRRAFAEPFAASRKALLCVSGHSHAYEHFVEGGVHFVVSGGGGGPRHALALSGNRRLFRDLYAGPAVRFLHFCELRTAEGGLRVDVVRMGQDGAFDVADRFVATRGG, encoded by the coding sequence GTGAAGACGTCCCCTCACAAGACCCAGACCCCAGGGCCTTCCGCCGGCGGAAAGGCGCCGTCTTACGCCGGTACCGTCGCGGGCCGGGAAGGGTTCGACCCCTTGTGCATCCTGGTCGGAGACACCCAGAAAACCACCTGGTTCGAGTTCTGGCGGGAACGCAACGTCTCCGCCACGCCCCCCCTCGTGGCCGAGATCGCCCGGCGGGCCCCGGGATTTTTGCTCCACCTCGGGGACCTCACTGCCCGAGGCCAGTCCGGCGCCCACTGGCGGCACTTCGACCGCGTGTTCCGGCCGCTGCGCGTCGCCGGGATCCCGCTGGTCCCGGTGGTGGGCAACCACGAGTACTACGGCCTCGATGTGCTGGCCTTCCGCCACTATTTCGCCCGGTTCCCGTTCCTGGAGAAGCGGAAGTGGCGGTCCTTCCGGGCCGGGGACGTCGGTTTCCTCCTGCTGGACGGCAATTTCGGCGGGCTGACCGCCGCGGAAGACCGGGCCCAGCGGGAGTGGTTCGCCCGGGCCCTGGCCGACCTGGAGTCGGACCCGGGTGTCCGGATTTCCGTCCTGGCGGTGCACCAGCCTCCCTTCTCCAACAACCGCGTGGTGGGTTGCAGCCCGGCGGTGCGCCGGGCTTTCGCGGAGCCCTTCGCCGCTTCCCGCAAGGCGCTTCTTTGCGTCAGCGGCCACTCCCACGCCTACGAGCACTTCGTCGAGGGGGGGGTGCACTTCGTGGTGTCCGGCGGCGGGGGCGGCCCCCGCCACGCGCTGGCCCTCTCCGGGAACCGGCGGCTGTTCCGCGACCTCTACGCCGGGCCGGCCGTGCGCTTCCTCCACTTCTGCGAGTTGAGAACAGCCGAAGGCGGCCTCCGGGTGGACGTTGTCCGCATGGGGCAGGATGGGGCGTTCGACGTCGCGGACCGGTTCGTCGCGACGCGGGGCGGTTGA